The Methanosphaera stadtmanae DSM 3091 genome includes a window with the following:
- the thiM gene encoding hydroxyethylthiazole kinase encodes MSEYTLENIAQVVEILREKSPLTHCITNVVTVKDCANAVLAVGASPIMANAPEEAEEIVGISNSLVINIGTLTKEQIETMKKSAKFAIENNKPFILDPVGVGISNIRNQTPIDIITNSKPSIIRGNLSEIKAIAMMYDILDECTMAKGVDVAQCDIINKDTLISNCNLIKNISEKLNTTIAVSGPIDIISDGHDVYTIENGDAMMSRITGSGCMLGCVLGAYLAVTNPLEAAITGTLVMGIAGELAAKTARDNNKGTGSFGIYLIDELSKLNKSTILSQSKLNKM; translated from the coding sequence ATGAGTGAATATACATTAGAAAATATAGCACAAGTTGTAGAAATATTAAGAGAAAAAAGTCCATTAACACATTGTATTACAAATGTAGTTACTGTTAAAGATTGTGCTAATGCTGTTTTAGCAGTAGGAGCATCACCAATAATGGCAAATGCTCCAGAAGAAGCAGAAGAAATTGTAGGTATTTCTAATTCACTTGTAATAAATATTGGAACATTAACTAAAGAACAAATAGAAACAATGAAGAAATCAGCAAAATTTGCTATTGAAAATAATAAGCCATTCATACTAGATCCTGTAGGTGTAGGTATTAGTAACATTAGAAATCAAACACCAATCGATATTATTACAAATTCAAAACCATCTATTATTAGAGGAAATCTTTCAGAAATCAAAGCAATAGCAATGATGTATGATATATTAGATGAATGTACAATGGCAAAAGGTGTTGATGTAGCTCAATGTGATATTATAAACAAAGATACATTAATTTCTAATTGTAATCTTATTAAGAATATTTCAGAAAAATTAAATACTACAATAGCAGTATCTGGACCAATTGATATAATATCTGATGGACATGATGTATACACAATAGAAAATGGTGATGCTATGATGTCTAGAATAACAGGTAGTGGATGTATGTTAGGATGTGTACTTGGAGCATATCTTGCAGTAACAAATCCATTAGAAGCAGCAATTACAGGTACACTTGTAATGGGTATAGCTGGAGAATTAGCTGCAAAAACAGCAAGAGATAATAACAAAGGAACAGGTTCATTTGGAATATATCTTATAGATGAATTATCAAAATTAAATAAAAGCACAATACTTTCTCAATCAAAATTAAATAAAATGTAG
- the thiE gene encoding thiamine phosphate synthase → MDIDYSVYLVTDQFDFTESEFLNIIEEALKGNTTIVQIREKNSSTRDFLNLAQKVKKLTDKYNVPLIINDRIDIALAVDSAGVHLGQDDMPCKIARKIIGPDKIIGISAENYGDALQAQEDGADYLGIGAIEKTPTKTDCSVISEEDLNKIKKTIKIPHVAIGGVKEHNTREIIDKYGFDGVAIVSAIMKSDLPKEAATNFYNLVNSKLTLDDVYAAIYGVIVGDALGVPYEFKPRSTLQKTPVTGMRGHGTYDKPEGTWSDDSSLTLALADSLVYGIDYDDIMSRFSKWLYQNMYTPENEVFDVGQTTEEAIYNYTMGVNPLDCGGVEEYENGNGSLMRIMPLLLYINRKSIDEKSAIELINNVSSLTHAHKTSKACCNIYNFLVQAIIENREANNLKTLIKKAIERAKKQYPLKEYPEFKSLYDDLFFDSGENLDSTGYVVNALQIAFYACYHSSDYSDAVLCAVNFGEDTDTNAAITGGIAALYYGYKSIPPKWIDVIINKELINEVLDAFSEGLKHY, encoded by the coding sequence ATGGATATTGATTATAGTGTCTATTTAGTAACTGATCAATTTGATTTTACTGAATCAGAATTTTTAAATATTATAGAGGAAGCTCTAAAAGGAAACACTACTATTGTTCAAATAAGAGAAAAAAATAGTAGTACAAGAGATTTTTTAAATCTTGCACAGAAAGTTAAGAAATTAACTGATAAATATAATGTTCCATTAATTATTAATGATAGAATAGACATAGCTCTTGCAGTAGATTCTGCAGGAGTTCATCTAGGTCAAGATGATATGCCTTGTAAAATAGCAAGAAAAATTATAGGACCAGATAAAATTATTGGAATCAGTGCTGAAAACTATGGGGATGCACTCCAAGCACAAGAAGATGGAGCAGACTATTTAGGTATAGGTGCTATAGAAAAAACTCCAACAAAAACAGATTGTAGTGTTATTTCAGAAGAGGATCTAAATAAAATTAAAAAAACAATAAAAATACCCCACGTAGCAATAGGTGGTGTAAAAGAACATAATACTAGAGAAATAATAGATAAATATGGCTTTGATGGTGTAGCAATAGTTTCAGCAATTATGAAAAGTGACCTTCCAAAAGAAGCTGCAACTAACTTTTATAATCTAGTAAATAGTAAGTTAACCTTAGATGATGTTTATGCTGCTATATATGGTGTTATTGTAGGGGATGCTCTTGGTGTTCCATATGAATTTAAACCTAGATCTACACTACAAAAAACACCTGTAACTGGAATGAGAGGTCATGGTACTTATGATAAACCAGAGGGCACTTGGTCTGATGATAGTTCTTTAACATTAGCATTAGCTGATAGTTTAGTATATGGTATAGATTATGATGATATAATGTCTAGATTTAGTAAATGGTTATATCAAAACATGTATACTCCAGAGAATGAAGTTTTTGATGTTGGACAAACTACAGAAGAAGCAATCTATAATTATACAATGGGTGTAAATCCATTAGATTGTGGTGGAGTTGAGGAATATGAAAATGGTAATGGTTCTTTAATGAGAATAATGCCATTATTATTATATATAAATAGAAAATCAATCGATGAAAAAAGTGCTATTGAATTAATAAATAATGTTTCATCATTAACACATGCACATAAAACTAGTAAAGCTTGTTGTAATATATATAATTTCCTAGTACAAGCTATTATTGAAAATAGGGAAGCTAATAATCTTAAAACTTTAATTAAAAAAGCAATTGAAAGGGCTAAAAAACAGTATCCACTAAAAGAATATCCAGAATTTAAATCTTTATACGATGATCTATTCTTTGATTCAGGAGAAAATTTAGATAGTACTGGATATGTTGTAAATGCATTACAAATTGCATTCTATGCATGTTATCATAGTAGTGATTATAGTGATGCTGTGTTGTGTGCTGTGAATTTTGGAGAAGACACTGACACAAATGCTGCTATAACTGGTGGGATTGCTGCTTTATACTATGGTTATAAATCTATTCCACCTAAATGGATCGATGTTATTATAAATAAGGAATTAATTAATGAAGTTTTAGATGCCTTTAGTGAAGGTCTTAAACATTATTAA